Proteins from a genomic interval of Sulfurimonas sp. HSL3-2:
- a CDS encoding primosomal protein N', producing the protein MNYYLLSLLNSPLQSLTYQSIEQIEAGAVVDISLNGKTKQGVVLEKIDKPVFNTLDILHVSKLYFSDKQIKLVQFISNYYICSLGEAFSLLVPFDKEITCKDVEADFSDEIELSAKQNEALSFAKSKDVSLLFGDTGSGKTEIYMKLFGDVIREGKRAIFLMPEISLTPQMEQRLVAHFGSRVVMWHSKITKVAKEKILKRIRSGEVDIVAGARSALFTPMQDVGVIVVDEEHDDSYKSSSKPRYNARDMAIYMGQLYGARVLLGSATPSLGSYAKFPSFRLKGGHFESRKEYIYETSLEAITPLIENEIKKTKQKEGQSIVFIPTRANFKYLICASCGHKYQCPYCSVGMSVHQKSKTLKCHYCNFATQIPQVCPECKEHSLKSARLGTAEAVKHLQENLESLHVEQFDRDVITTQNKLIKTLKRFNDKEIDVLVGTQMLSKGHDYHDVTLAVVLGLDNMLNMSDYRAREKALSSLIQIAGRSGRKKEARVIVQTFNKEFFEAYIDDYERFLKDELEFRRGVYPPFKKLCRILFAHKNGAKAQSEMLDTVERLKHFNDVEVVGFGASAIEKIADKYRFMILLRATKSTDIIKAVLSVKSETAQIDMDPIEFA; encoded by the coding sequence ATGAATTATTACTTACTCTCTTTATTAAACTCTCCGCTTCAGTCTCTTACTTATCAAAGTATAGAGCAAATAGAAGCGGGTGCAGTCGTAGATATCTCGTTAAACGGCAAGACAAAACAGGGCGTTGTTTTAGAGAAGATAGATAAACCTGTGTTTAACACTCTTGATATCTTACATGTAAGCAAACTCTATTTTTCAGACAAGCAGATAAAACTCGTACAGTTTATTTCCAACTATTACATCTGCTCACTCGGTGAAGCATTCTCGCTTTTAGTCCCTTTTGATAAAGAAATTACATGTAAAGATGTCGAGGCTGACTTCAGTGATGAGATAGAACTCTCAGCAAAACAAAATGAAGCTCTTTCATTTGCTAAAAGTAAAGATGTCTCTCTTCTTTTCGGAGACACGGGAAGCGGTAAGACAGAGATATACATGAAGCTCTTTGGCGATGTCATAAGAGAGGGAAAACGTGCGATATTTTTGATGCCTGAGATCTCACTTACTCCTCAGATGGAACAGCGTCTTGTCGCCCACTTCGGCTCACGTGTCGTGATGTGGCACTCTAAGATCACAAAAGTTGCAAAAGAGAAGATATTAAAACGTATCCGAAGCGGCGAAGTCGATATAGTCGCGGGGGCAAGATCGGCACTTTTTACTCCGATGCAGGATGTGGGTGTGATAGTCGTAGATGAAGAGCATGACGACAGCTACAAATCCTCTTCCAAACCGCGATATAACGCGCGAGATATGGCGATATATATGGGACAGCTTTACGGGGCTCGAGTACTTCTTGGAAGTGCGACACCATCTCTTGGCAGTTATGCGAAATTTCCCTCTTTCAGACTGAAAGGCGGTCACTTTGAATCGCGTAAAGAGTATATATATGAGACATCGTTAGAAGCGATAACACCTCTTATTGAAAATGAGATAAAAAAGACGAAACAAAAAGAGGGACAGAGTATCGTCTTTATTCCGACAAGGGCGAACTTTAAATACCTTATCTGTGCAAGCTGCGGACATAAATATCAGTGCCCGTACTGCAGTGTCGGGATGAGTGTCCATCAAAAGAGTAAGACGCTGAAGTGCCATTACTGTAATTTTGCGACTCAGATCCCTCAGGTCTGTCCAGAGTGTAAAGAACACTCTTTAAAAAGTGCCAGACTTGGGACTGCCGAGGCAGTCAAACATCTTCAAGAAAATCTAGAGAGCTTACATGTAGAGCAGTTTGATAGAGATGTGATCACTACGCAGAACAAGCTCATAAAAACACTTAAAAGGTTTAACGACAAAGAGATAGATGTACTTGTCGGGACACAGATGCTAAGTAAAGGGCATGACTATCATGATGTCACTTTGGCCGTAGTGCTGGGACTTGATAATATGCTCAATATGAGTGACTACAGAGCACGGGAAAAGGCACTTTCTTCGCTTATTCAGATAGCAGGACGAAGCGGACGCAAAAAAGAGGCAAGGGTGATAGTCCAGACTTTTAATAAAGAGTTTTTTGAAGCTTACATAGATGATTATGAGAGATTTTTAAAAGATGAGCTGGAGTTTAGACGCGGAGTATATCCGCCGTTTAAAAAGCTTTGCCGTATCTTGTTCGCGCATAAAAACGGAGCGAAAGCCCAAAGCGAGATGCTAGACACAGTAGAGAGATTAAAACATTTTAATGATGTAGAGGTCGTCGGTTTCGGTGCATCGGCGATCGAAAAGATAGCGGATAAATACCGCTTTATGATACTTTTGCGCGCGACAAAAAGTACAGATATCATCAAAGCTGTTCTTTCTGTAAAAAGTGAGACCGCACAGATAGATATGGATCCCATAGAATTCGCGTAA
- the ispG gene encoding flavodoxin-dependent (E)-4-hydroxy-3-methylbut-2-enyl-diphosphate synthase — protein sequence MIKRYETKKIYVGNVAVGGDAPISVQSMTYSNTRDVEATVEQINRLHFAGCDIVRVAVPDMEDALALKAIKERISLPLVADIHFNHKLALVAAEVVDCIRINPGNIGSKDKVREVVKACQERKLPIRIGVNAGSLEKEFDNKYGPTAEAMVASAEYNIKFLEDLGFDDIKISLKASDVQRTVEAYRMLRPKNHYPFHLGVTEAGTIFHATIKSAIGLGALLLDGIGDTMRVSITGELEEEINVGRAILKDSGAAPEGLNIISCPTCGRIEADLVSAVSEIEKRTAHIKTPLNVSVMGCVVNAIGEAQHADVAIAYGKGKGLVMVKGEVVANLDEDKLVERFVNEVEKMAENDGK from the coding sequence ATGATAAAAAGATACGAAACTAAAAAAATTTATGTCGGAAATGTTGCAGTCGGCGGTGATGCACCGATAAGTGTGCAGTCGATGACATACTCAAATACAAGAGATGTAGAAGCGACTGTCGAGCAGATAAACAGACTGCACTTTGCAGGGTGTGATATCGTTCGTGTAGCAGTACCTGACATGGAAGACGCACTGGCTCTAAAAGCGATCAAAGAACGTATCTCTCTGCCTCTTGTCGCAGATATCCATTTTAATCATAAACTGGCTTTAGTAGCTGCGGAAGTAGTGGACTGTATCCGTATCAATCCAGGGAACATAGGTTCAAAAGATAAAGTACGTGAAGTCGTCAAAGCGTGTCAAGAGAGAAAGCTTCCGATTCGTATCGGCGTCAATGCAGGAAGTCTGGAAAAAGAGTTTGATAACAAGTACGGTCCTACGGCAGAGGCGATGGTGGCTTCAGCGGAATACAACATCAAATTTTTAGAAGACTTGGGATTTGATGATATAAAGATCTCGCTTAAAGCCAGCGATGTTCAAAGAACGGTCGAAGCGTACAGAATGCTTCGTCCTAAAAACCATTATCCATTTCACCTGGGTGTGACGGAAGCAGGAACGATCTTTCATGCGACGATCAAAAGTGCCATCGGTCTTGGTGCGCTTTTACTTGATGGAATCGGCGATACGATGCGTGTCTCCATTACGGGGGAACTCGAAGAGGAGATAAACGTCGGGCGCGCGATACTCAAAGACAGCGGAGCTGCACCTGAAGGGCTTAATATCATCTCTTGCCCTACATGCGGACGTATCGAGGCTGATCTGGTAAGTGCGGTGAGCGAGATAGAAAAAAGAACGGCGCATATAAAAACACCTTTAAACGTTTCTGTTATGGGGTGTGTGGTCAACGCTATAGGTGAAGCACAGCATGCAGATGTTGCGATCGCGTATGGAAAAGGAAAAGGACTTGTAATGGTAAAAGGCGAGGTCGTGGCAAATCTTGATGAAGATAAACTGGTAGAACGTTTTGTAAACGAAGTTGAAAAGATGGCGGAAAATGACGGAAAATAA
- a CDS encoding replicative DNA helicase yields the protein MTENNLYNLTFEKSILSSIIFEPRQFDELESMLQHDDFYLPAHQDIYKAMVSLTRKDEPIDEEFIKKELSKEKKFDESVMLEILSANPIANIKAYVNEIKDKSLKRHLLTLTTEIKRVTLEEELPSDEVVNLVEKKLYEITQDSQTSDFKDSPTVTYDTMEYIKEMKARGNSTLVGVDTGFNELNKMTTGFGKGDLVIIAARPAMGKTSFVLNTVNSLITKGKGVAFFSLEMPAEQLMLRLLSIQTSIFLQKLRVGDLNDDEWSRLSAAIDNMNRAKLFVDDQGSVNINQLRSKLRKLKNQHPEIEVAVIDYLQIMAGTGGKDRHLEVSEISRGLKMLARELGIPILALSQLNRGLESRNDKRPMLSDIRESGSIEQDADIILFVYRDDVYLYKEEKEREKAAKAEGKEFTPTYVEKEEEEAEIIIGKQRNGPTGHVKLTFQKKLTRFVDYTKGVETVYENIDTRSANINVGNDVVSMPTL from the coding sequence ATGACGGAAAATAATCTTTATAATTTAACATTTGAAAAATCGATACTTAGTTCGATAATCTTTGAGCCAAGACAGTTTGATGAGCTTGAATCTATGCTTCAGCATGATGATTTTTATCTGCCTGCACATCAGGATATCTACAAAGCGATGGTATCTCTTACTCGTAAAGATGAGCCGATAGATGAAGAGTTCATCAAAAAAGAGCTTTCCAAAGAGAAAAAGTTTGACGAGAGCGTTATGCTTGAAATCCTTTCGGCAAATCCGATCGCAAATATCAAAGCGTATGTAAACGAGATAAAAGACAAGTCTTTAAAACGTCATCTTTTAACGCTTACGACAGAGATAAAACGTGTTACTCTAGAGGAAGAGCTACCAAGCGACGAGGTCGTGAACCTTGTCGAGAAAAAGCTGTATGAGATAACACAGGATTCTCAGACAAGTGACTTTAAAGACTCTCCTACCGTGACGTATGACACTATGGAATACATCAAAGAGATGAAAGCAAGAGGTAACTCGACTCTTGTCGGTGTCGATACGGGATTTAACGAACTTAACAAGATGACGACAGGTTTTGGTAAGGGTGACCTGGTCATCATCGCTGCCCGTCCAGCGATGGGAAAAACATCTTTTGTCTTAAATACAGTGAACAGCTTGATAACAAAAGGCAAAGGTGTCGCATTCTTTTCATTAGAGATGCCGGCAGAACAATTGATGCTCAGACTCCTTAGTATCCAGACATCGATCTTTTTACAAAAGCTTCGTGTCGGAGACCTTAATGACGATGAATGGAGTCGTCTAAGCGCTGCTATAGACAATATGAACAGAGCAAAACTATTTGTGGATGATCAGGGTTCTGTGAACATCAACCAGCTTCGTTCAAAACTAAGAAAACTTAAAAATCAGCATCCGGAGATCGAAGTCGCCGTGATAGATTACTTGCAGATCATGGCAGGAACGGGCGGAAAAGACCGTCACTTAGAGGTAAGTGAGATATCTCGTGGTCTGAAGATGCTCGCTCGTGAGCTTGGGATCCCTATACTTGCACTTTCTCAGCTGAACCGTGGACTTGAATCTCGTAACGATAAGCGTCCGATGCTGAGCGATATCCGTGAGTCGGGTTCTATCGAGCAGGATGCAGATATCATCCTCTTTGTCTATCGTGATGACGTCTACCTTTATAAAGAGGAAAAAGAGCGCGAAAAGGCTGCTAAAGCAGAAGGTAAAGAGTTTACTCCTACCTATGTCGAAAAAGAGGAAGAGGAAGCCGAGATCATTATCGGTAAGCAGCGTAACGGTCCGACAGGACACGTGAAACTAACATTCCAGAAGAAGCTCACTCGCTTTGTGGACTATACAAAAGGTGTCGAGACTGTTTATGAGAACATCGACACCCGGTCGGCTAATATCAATGTAGGAAACGATGTAGTTTCCATGCCAACGCTCTAG
- a CDS encoding ComEC/Rec2 family competence protein, whose protein sequence is MIERPQLLNGRDYLYAFLLFVLIFFISLSIEYVAYKKLSSQESATLTCTVVNQYEKSRNSHSYYILKLNCDDTLIYTSKGLYIGDIAGKRIVAQLALNRLDFLGYLKGFYAKSKIYHVEEIDGFKTRLNSLISSEHENKDIATIYKALYTASPQDKELRQKLSSLGISHLMAISGFHLGVLSAVLFFLLGLFYKALQKRYFPYRSGNRDLFIIVALFLFSYVWFLDFTPSLLRSFTMLIVGYFLYDRGLKVVSMQTLFLTVLLLIAFMPKLLFSIGFWLSVSGVFYIFLFLIHLEGMKKLSIFLLLPFFVYLTMLPFSLYIFGTFSLWHPLSILWTTLFTLFYPLSIVLHLVGCGGIFDGWLLKLLALGGNPQTLHVSALAFYLHGGLSLLAVRYRFFFYALTLYSFFILIYAMQNVA, encoded by the coding sequence ATGATAGAGCGTCCGCAACTTCTTAACGGACGCGATTACCTTTACGCTTTTCTTCTTTTTGTTTTAATCTTTTTTATCTCACTCTCTATAGAGTATGTGGCATATAAAAAACTCTCCTCACAAGAAAGCGCGACTCTTACATGTACAGTTGTAAACCAGTATGAAAAGAGTAGAAACTCCCATAGTTACTATATTTTAAAACTTAACTGTGACGATACGTTGATATACACTTCTAAAGGACTTTATATCGGTGATATAGCCGGTAAAAGAATAGTCGCTCAGTTAGCACTGAACAGGCTTGATTTCCTGGGTTATCTAAAAGGGTTTTATGCAAAAAGCAAGATCTATCATGTAGAAGAGATAGACGGTTTTAAAACAAGATTAAATTCTCTTATTTCATCGGAGCATGAAAATAAAGATATAGCGACTATCTATAAAGCGCTTTATACCGCTTCACCTCAAGACAAAGAGCTGCGTCAAAAACTCTCATCACTCGGGATAAGCCATCTTATGGCGATAAGCGGGTTTCATCTTGGTGTACTGAGTGCTGTCTTGTTCTTTTTACTGGGATTGTTCTATAAAGCGCTGCAAAAAAGGTATTTTCCATATAGATCCGGTAACCGTGATCTTTTTATCATAGTCGCTCTGTTTCTGTTCTCATATGTCTGGTTCTTGGATTTTACGCCTTCGCTGCTTAGGTCGTTTACGATGCTCATAGTAGGATATTTTTTGTATGACAGAGGTCTGAAAGTGGTTTCGATGCAGACACTCTTTTTGACGGTACTGCTGCTTATAGCATTTATGCCGAAACTACTTTTTTCCATAGGCTTTTGGCTCTCTGTCAGCGGAGTATTTTATATATTTTTGTTTTTGATCCATCTGGAAGGGATGAAAAAGCTCTCTATCTTTTTGCTGTTACCTTTTTTTGTCTATCTGACAATGCTGCCATTCTCTCTTTATATCTTCGGGACTTTTTCTCTGTGGCATCCGCTCTCAATTCTCTGGACGACACTCTTCACGCTTTTTTATCCGCTTAGCATCGTTTTACATTTAGTAGGTTGTGGCGGGATTTTTGACGGATGGCTTTTGAAGTTACTCGCACTTGGAGGAAATCCGCAGACCTTACATGTAAGCGCTCTAGCCTTTTACTTACATGGCGGCTTGTCACTCTTGGCTGTGAGATACCGGTTTTTCTTCTACGCTCTTACTCTTTACAGCTTTTTTATCTTGATATATGCGATGCAGAATGTAGCATAA
- a CDS encoding YihY family inner membrane protein, with the protein MNRQTKHLIHETKKFILGFIDKELTLFAASLSFYTIFTIIPLLMIVMTLITSLPSFSEHYETIKTFIFSNLMPVNSQAIMGYIDGFLKNSVKMGVIGFASVIIASMLFFQNFEYIVNRIFHAQKRTVWESVTTYWTLITLTPIALGVSFYISGKLSLIVDESILSGWINIIKIFPYLIVWALFFLIYQIAANIKIEPKASLIASFITSSIFSIAKSSFIYYVVYNKTYATMYGSFAMVIFLFLWIYISWIIFIYGMKLCYILHRIYQDKKAVKSKSVEEKPVSHSQE; encoded by the coding sequence ATGAACAGACAAACAAAACATCTCATCCATGAGACAAAGAAATTCATACTTGGTTTTATAGATAAAGAGCTTACTCTTTTTGCCGCGAGTCTAAGTTTTTACACCATCTTTACCATCATCCCTCTTTTGATGATCGTGATGACGCTTATCACTTCGCTTCCGAGTTTCAGTGAACATTACGAGACCATAAAGACATTTATATTTTCAAATCTTATGCCGGTAAACTCTCAGGCTATTATGGGTTATATCGACGGCTTTTTAAAGAACTCCGTGAAGATGGGAGTGATCGGTTTTGCCAGTGTCATCATCGCTTCGATGCTCTTTTTTCAAAACTTCGAGTACATCGTAAACCGCATCTTTCATGCGCAAAAAAGAACAGTCTGGGAATCTGTGACGACCTACTGGACGCTTATCACACTGACACCTATTGCACTGGGCGTCTCTTTTTACATCTCAGGCAAACTTTCACTCATTGTCGATGAGAGCATTCTTTCAGGCTGGATAAATATCATCAAGATATTTCCCTACCTCATCGTGTGGGCGCTCTTTTTTCTTATCTATCAGATAGCAGCCAACATCAAGATAGAGCCGAAAGCTTCTCTTATAGCGTCATTTATTACATCGAGTATCTTCTCTATCGCCAAGTCATCGTTTATCTACTATGTCGTCTATAACAAGACCTACGCGACGATGTACGGCTCGTTTGCGATGGTGATATTCCTGTTTTTATGGATCTATATCTCTTGGATCATCTTCATCTACGGGATGAAGTTATGCTACATTCTGCATCGCATATATCAAGATAAAAAAGCTGTAAAGAGTAAGAGCGTAGAAGAAAAACCGGTATCTCACAGCCAAGAGTGA
- a CDS encoding metalloregulator ArsR/SmtB family transcription factor codes for MEIFLTTVSALNDETRVKLLRFIDENGAMCVCDLQESFEMIQSRLSRHLKILKDAGFLRVDRRGTWAYYSIRTPLDKFRAEALAEIKTLDIKLPKFIKCSSNENGCGIK; via the coding sequence ATGGAAATTTTTTTAACTACGGTATCGGCACTCAATGATGAGACAAGAGTAAAACTGCTTCGTTTTATAGATGAAAACGGAGCGATGTGTGTATGTGACCTGCAAGAGTCGTTTGAGATGATACAGTCACGTCTCTCACGTCATCTAAAGATACTAAAAGACGCAGGCTTTTTAAGAGTCGACAGACGCGGGACATGGGCCTACTACTCTATTAGGACTCCGCTTGACAAATTCAGAGCGGAAGCTCTTGCAGAGATCAAAACACTCGATATTAAACTGCCGAAATTTATCAAGTGTTCATCAAATGAAAACGGGTGCGGCATAAAATGA
- a CDS encoding arsenic transporter, with protein sequence MLLASTLFLITLVFIIWQPRGLQIGTTAVVGALVSVLLGVVSYTDVLVVTNIVWDATLAFIGIIILSMVLDEIGFFEYAALKMARLSRGNGNLMFVYILLLGAVVAAFFANDGAALILTPILLAKMKHLKMKPVPVFAFLMAGGFIGDSASNPLVISNLTNIVTAGYFHIGFSEYAKNMFLPNLLSIVASIAVLWIYFRKDIPSRIDISTLAEPRSVIKNMTMFKLSWFFLAFLMVGYFIGDRYHLPVSLFALGGAILFLLIANHYKAVKPLMTIRAAPWQVVWFSIGLYVVVYGLKNAGITDIIASWISELMKHGDTVAIIGTGFLSAIISSIMNNMPTIMLMDISINQVGYAGNEALAYANILGSNLGPKMTPIGSLATLLWLHVLAQKGVKIGWGEYMKVGLVITPPVLLTALLGLI encoded by the coding sequence ATGCTGTTAGCAAGCACTCTTTTTTTAATAACGCTTGTCTTTATCATCTGGCAGCCTAGAGGGCTTCAGATAGGCACGACTGCGGTTGTCGGAGCACTTGTAAGTGTGCTGCTAGGCGTCGTCAGTTATACGGATGTTTTAGTCGTGACTAACATCGTTTGGGACGCGACTTTGGCGTTTATAGGCATCATAATCTTGTCAATGGTGCTTGACGAGATAGGATTCTTTGAATACGCAGCACTTAAGATGGCACGTTTAAGTAGAGGAAACGGTAACTTGATGTTTGTCTACATTCTGCTTTTAGGAGCTGTAGTAGCGGCATTTTTTGCCAATGACGGAGCGGCACTTATCCTTACCCCGATCCTTTTGGCAAAGATGAAACATCTAAAGATGAAACCCGTGCCCGTATTTGCCTTTTTGATGGCAGGCGGGTTCATCGGGGACAGTGCTTCAAATCCTTTGGTGATCTCCAACCTTACAAACATCGTCACGGCCGGATATTTTCATATCGGATTTAGCGAGTATGCCAAAAACATGTTCCTGCCGAACTTACTGAGTATCGTTGCTTCCATTGCTGTATTATGGATCTATTTTAGAAAAGATATACCAAGCCGTATCGATATCTCTACACTTGCTGAGCCTCGTTCGGTCATAAAGAACATGACTATGTTCAAGCTCTCATGGTTCTTTTTGGCATTTTTAATGGTCGGGTATTTTATAGGTGACAGATATCATCTGCCGGTTTCACTTTTTGCACTCGGCGGAGCGATACTGTTTTTGCTTATTGCCAACCATTATAAAGCCGTAAAACCTCTAATGACCATCCGAGCTGCACCTTGGCAGGTCGTATGGTTTTCCATAGGGCTTTACGTAGTTGTCTACGGGCTTAAAAACGCGGGTATTACGGATATCATCGCTTCATGGATAAGCGAACTTATGAAACACGGAGATACGGTTGCCATCATAGGAACGGGATTCTTATCGGCTATCATCAGCTCGATCATGAACAACATGCCGACCATTATGCTTATGGATATCTCTATAAACCAAGTGGGATACGCAGGTAACGAAGCTCTTGCCTATGCAAATATCTTAGGCTCTAACCTCGGACCGAAGATGACGCCTATAGGATCGTTAGCGACACTGTTATGGTTACATGTACTTGCGCAAAAAGGGGTTAAGATAGGGTGGGGTGAATACATGAAAGTAGGTCTTGTGATCACTCCTCCGGTACTTTTAACGGCACTTCTTGGACTTATCTGA
- a CDS encoding DUF819 family protein, whose amino-acid sequence MITSSLLYLLIIAIIGTFFGYMKQTSSFKVFSSHITIVLFIFATTALLSYLGVFGDTQEMERIYKIVRNNLLPAMIFLTFTDLDLKNLLKGSGIGCSCSIGPKRYWFILLLSFFVSLVCQFIGLHVTLTQPLISAVILSAFFGVLASFTPLKTINGVKDIATTMLYLLVALFASQIR is encoded by the coding sequence ATGATAACATCTTCTCTATTATATCTGTTAATTATTGCTATAATCGGTACCTTTTTCGGGTATATGAAACAAACAAGCAGTTTTAAAGTTTTTTCATCACATATCACAATCGTTCTCTTTATATTTGCGACTACGGCTTTACTGTCATATCTGGGAGTCTTTGGAGATACGCAGGAGATGGAGAGGATCTATAAAATAGTGAGAAACAATCTGCTTCCGGCGATGATCTTTCTCACTTTTACTGACTTGGATCTTAAAAACCTGCTAAAGGGTTCCGGTATAGGATGCTCTTGCAGTATCGGTCCAAAACGCTATTGGTTTATCCTGCTGCTTAGTTTTTTTGTAAGTCTGGTATGTCAGTTTATCGGCTTACATGTAACGCTTACACAGCCTCTTATAAGTGCGGTTATTCTCTCCGCTTTTTTTGGGGTATTGGCATCTTTCACGCCGTTAAAAACCATCAACGGAGTAAAAGATATAGCCACTACTATGCTCTATCTTTTAGTAGCACTCTTCGCATCACAGATCAGATAA
- a CDS encoding 3'-5' exonuclease, translating to MAKYIILDTETTGAGENDRIIQLGYMVLGNGDIEVQNEFCSSEVPISFGAMEVHHITPDMIVDKPACNETTAYKRLLELNTEDNYIIIHNAPFDIGMLEKEGFSLNMKLIDTLRCAKHVYEDEEAHRLQYFRYKMGLYKEEEAEAKKLGIEVKAHDAIGDVLTLKLFLSELRKSVQEKFIGENPVEKMVSLTKEPIFIKTFRFGKYKGRELAAVALEDAGYLRWMLKSMDPLDPDLRYSIEKVLVN from the coding sequence ATGGCAAAATATATAATTTTAGACACAGAGACAACAGGTGCGGGCGAAAATGACCGTATTATTCAGCTTGGATATATGGTTTTAGGTAACGGTGATATAGAGGTCCAAAACGAGTTCTGTTCATCAGAAGTCCCGATCTCTTTTGGGGCTATGGAAGTCCATCATATCACTCCTGATATGATAGTAGACAAGCCAGCATGTAATGAGACAACGGCCTACAAGAGGCTGCTTGAACTCAACACAGAAGATAACTACATCATCATCCATAATGCTCCCTTTGATATAGGTATGCTTGAAAAAGAGGGGTTTTCTTTAAACATGAAACTCATCGATACTCTGAGATGTGCAAAACATGTGTATGAGGATGAAGAAGCGCATAGACTTCAATACTTTCGTTATAAGATGGGACTTTACAAAGAAGAGGAAGCCGAAGCAAAAAAACTCGGGATCGAGGTCAAAGCTCATGATGCCATAGGTGACGTACTTACGTTGAAGCTGTTTTTGAGCGAACTGAGAAAGTCTGTACAAGAGAAGTTTATCGGTGAAAACCCTGTTGAGAAGATGGTCTCTTTGACGAAGGAACCTATCTTTATAAAAACATTTAGATTCGGAAAGTACAAGGGCAGAGAGTTAGCCGCTGTCGCCTTGGAAGATGCAGGATATCTAAGATGGATGCTGAAATCTATGGACCCGCTTGATCCTGACTTGAGATACTCGATAGAAAAAGTGCTGGTCAACTAA
- a CDS encoding MoxR family ATPase, with protein MKASEIKSSIEAMVEQKIPTFLWGAPGIGKSSIIRQIAEQSGIGFIDLRLSLMDPTDLKGIPFYDKHEHSAVWAAPSFLPKEGEGILFLDELNSAPPAVQASAYQLILDRKVGEYELPSDWAIVAAGNRESDRGVVYRMPSPLANRFVHLEMDVDVDDYKEWAFKSGIDERIIAYIGYKNENLFTFDATKNEKSFATPRSWEFVDKVIKSSMNEKLLLGSVGGAVGHDIAVDFLSFCKVADRLPNIEAILASGEGEYPSDVDVLYALSAGLVSKTLQNEEHVDNLLRYTLELQSEFAVMIVQELQRYGVRMEHSPEFTNWVRKFSYLLS; from the coding sequence TTGAAAGCAAGCGAGATAAAAAGTTCCATAGAAGCGATGGTAGAGCAGAAGATACCGACATTTCTCTGGGGTGCACCGGGGATCGGAAAATCATCTATCATAAGACAGATCGCCGAGCAAAGCGGTATAGGTTTTATAGACCTGCGTCTCTCTTTGATGGATCCTACAGATCTAAAGGGGATCCCGTTTTACGATAAGCATGAACACTCAGCCGTATGGGCGGCTCCTTCGTTCTTGCCAAAAGAGGGGGAGGGGATACTTTTTTTGGATGAACTCAACTCCGCACCTCCTGCGGTTCAGGCCTCCGCATATCAGCTGATATTAGACAGAAAGGTAGGTGAGTATGAGCTTCCATCAGACTGGGCTATCGTGGCTGCGGGAAACAGAGAGAGCGACAGAGGTGTAGTATATCGGATGCCCTCACCCCTTGCAAACCGCTTTGTGCATCTAGAGATGGATGTCGATGTGGATGACTATAAAGAATGGGCGTTTAAAAGCGGTATCGATGAACGCATCATCGCATATATCGGGTATAAAAACGAGAACCTTTTTACATTCGATGCGACAAAAAACGAGAAAAGTTTTGCAACACCGAGAAGCTGGGAGTTCGTGGATAAGGTGATAAAATCATCAATGAACGAAAAACTGCTTTTAGGCAGTGTCGGCGGAGCGGTCGGACATGATATTGCAGTGGATTTTTTGAGTTTTTGCAAAGTCGCGGACAGACTGCCGAACATCGAGGCGATACTTGCCTCGGGTGAGGGCGAGTACCCAAGTGATGTGGATGTACTTTACGCTCTGAGTGCAGGACTCGTCTCAAAGACTTTGCAAAATGAGGAGCACGTAGACAATCTTCTTCGTTATACTTTAGAACTGCAAAGCGAGTTTGCAGTTATGATAGTTCAGGAATTGCAGCGCTACGGTGTCAGAATGGAGCACTCTCCGGAGTTTACAAACTGGGTACGAAAGTTTAGTTACCTCCTCTCATGA